A genomic stretch from Aedes albopictus strain Foshan chromosome 2, AalbF5, whole genome shotgun sequence includes:
- the LOC115265043 gene encoding ninjurin-A, producing the protein MDVENSSTAPKVSTSSSNQTPEVAVDPVTGEVIPNINTYQQKKNLALGMMDLALVSANANQLRYVIESFARHPYYYFSIIFISISLVIQIAVGVGLVMNSRYDVNNRRETCKANRINNFVTIGIFLITLINVIISAFGVAPQVD; encoded by the exons ATGGACGTAGAAAATAGTTCAACGGCACCTAAAGTTTCAACGAGCTCATCAAACCAG ACTCCAGAAGTGGCGGTCGACCCTGTAACAGGAGAAGTCATCCCAAACATCAACACCTATCAACAGAAGAAAAATCTTGCCTTAGGTATGATGGACCTGGCGCTGGTATCGGCCAACGCCAACCAGCTGCGCTACGTGATCGAATCGTTCGCCCGTCACCCGTACTATTACTTCAGCATAATCTTCATCTCAATCAGCCTGGTCATACAGATTGCGGTCGGCGTTGGGCTCGTTATGAACAGCCGTTACGATGTCAACAACAGGCGGGAAACCTGCAAAGCGAACAGAATCAACAATTTTGTCACGATCGGCATCTTCCTGATAACGTTGATCAACGTGATAATATCGGCGTTCGGTGTGGCACCGCAAGTGGACTGA